In one window of Campylobacter coli DNA:
- a CDS encoding YbaB/EbfC family nucleoid-associated protein produces the protein MFENMDFSKMGELLNQVQEKAKNIELELANREFSAKSGAGLVKVSANGKGEIIDVSIDDSLLEDKESLQILLISAINDVLAMVAQNRTSLASDVLGGFGKL, from the coding sequence ATGTTTGAAAATATGGATTTTTCTAAGATGGGAGAACTTTTAAATCAAGTTCAAGAAAAGGCAAAAAATATCGAATTAGAATTGGCCAATCGAGAATTTAGTGCTAAAAGCGGAGCAGGACTTGTGAAAGTCAGTGCTAATGGCAAGGGTGAGATTATCGATGTTAGCATTGATGATTCTTTACTTGAAGATAAAGAATCTTTGCAAATTTTACTCATTTCTGCTATCAATGATGTTTTAGCTATGGTAGCGCAAAATCGAACAAGCTTAGCCAGTGATGTTTTAGGAGGATTTGGGAAATTATGA
- a CDS encoding UDP-N-acetylmuramoyl-L-alanyl-D-glutamate--2,6-diaminopimelate ligase, producing MKLKLDHSFITDNTLECEKDCFFLKTAQNMNFSSKALEKGAKIIDVEECKKLLKIDENIKIIGITGTNGKTTTAAAIYSILLDLGFKCGLCGTRGAFINDEQIDEKSLTTSPILKTLEYLQLATQKKCDFFIMEVSSHALVQNRIEGLNFAAKIFTNITQDHLDFHGNFENYKAAKELFFTDESLKFINKDALMIKFNVRNAFTYGIENPSLYQVKAYSLEDGINAIVALKDQSFHIDSPLLGLFNLYNLLAASACVNELVKPNLKDLEKAISGFGGVCGRVEQVASGVIVDFAHTPDGIEKVLDTLKNKKLIVVFGAGGDRDKTKRPLMGKIVEHFAKIAIITSDNPRSEEPKDIMNEILSGFQNPDKALMIEDRKEAINKALKLKEKDDLVVILGKGDENTQEIKGVKYPFSDKAIVNEILKNQG from the coding sequence GTGAAATTAAAGCTTGATCACTCTTTTATCACCGACAATACCTTAGAATGCGAAAAAGATTGCTTTTTCTTAAAAACTGCACAAAATATGAATTTTTCTAGTAAAGCTCTAGAAAAAGGTGCAAAAATTATCGATGTAGAAGAATGCAAAAAACTCTTAAAGATCGATGAAAATATCAAAATCATAGGGATTACAGGAACCAATGGCAAAACCACTACCGCAGCGGCTATTTATTCGATTTTGCTTGACTTAGGTTTTAAGTGTGGACTTTGTGGCACTCGTGGAGCTTTTATCAATGATGAACAAATTGATGAAAAATCTCTAACCACTTCACCCATTTTAAAAACTTTAGAATATTTACAACTTGCCACGCAAAAAAAATGTGATTTTTTCATCATGGAAGTCAGCTCACATGCTTTAGTGCAAAATCGCATCGAAGGCTTAAATTTTGCAGCCAAAATTTTTACCAATATCACTCAAGATCATTTAGATTTTCATGGCAATTTTGAAAATTACAAAGCAGCAAAAGAGCTCTTTTTTACCGATGAGAGTTTAAAATTTATCAACAAAGATGCTTTAATGATTAAATTTAATGTGCGCAATGCTTTTACTTATGGCATAGAAAATCCTTCTTTGTATCAAGTTAAGGCTTATTCTTTAGAAGATGGCATCAATGCTATTGTGGCATTAAAAGATCAAAGTTTTCATATCGACTCTCCCTTACTAGGACTTTTTAATCTTTACAATCTTCTAGCCGCTAGTGCTTGTGTTAATGAACTTGTAAAGCCGAATTTAAAAGACTTAGAAAAAGCTATCAGTGGCTTTGGTGGGGTTTGTGGTAGGGTTGAGCAAGTGGCTAGTGGCGTGATCGTGGATTTTGCTCACACTCCTGATGGTATTGAAAAAGTACTTGATACACTCAAAAATAAAAAACTTATAGTGGTTTTTGGAGCAGGTGGAGATAGGGATAAAACCAAACGACCTTTAATGGGAAAAATCGTTGAACATTTTGCAAAAATAGCCATTATCACGAGCGACAATCCACGCAGCGAAGAGCCTAAAGATATCATGAATGAAATTCTATCAGGCTTTCAAAACCCTGATAAAGCTTTGATGATAGAAGATAGAAAAGAAGCTATAAATAAAGCTTTAAAACTTAAAGAAAAAGACGATTTAGTAGTTATTTTAGGCAAGGGTGATGAAAATACCCAAGAAATCAAAGGGGTAAAATACCCTTTTAGCGATAAAGCAATTGTAAATGAAATTTTAAAAAATCAAGGATAA
- a CDS encoding histidine kinase: MQNYKKLGIEHFLRKDFKTAKIYFSLAYEKRKNKRLFHFITLCDLALKSPKEAFLLFEFYLEHYQIKNIDKDLEEILHTVELKNEKNADEAENEIQEAHALNYKDFLKSEEQIGFKKSFENIIHSTKLVIDNRDDFLDFLEKLLDNGYKDITLNYIESVMPHFWANERFIKLQEKLIGFKSEIKA, encoded by the coding sequence TTGCAAAATTATAAAAAACTTGGAATCGAGCATTTTTTACGCAAAGACTTTAAAACAGCAAAAATATATTTTTCTTTAGCTTATGAAAAACGCAAAAACAAGCGTTTGTTTCATTTTATCACTCTTTGTGATTTAGCTTTAAAATCTCCAAAAGAAGCATTTTTACTTTTTGAATTTTATTTAGAGCATTATCAAATTAAAAATATTGATAAAGATTTAGAAGAAATTTTACACACCGTAGAACTTAAAAACGAAAAAAATGCCGATGAAGCAGAAAATGAAATTCAAGAAGCCCATGCTTTAAACTATAAAGATTTTCTAAAAAGTGAAGAGCAAATTGGCTTTAAAAAGAGTTTTGAAAATATTATACATAGCACAAAATTAGTCATTGATAATCGTGATGATTTCTTAGACTTTTTAGAAAAATTGCTTGATAATGGTTATAAAGATATAACTTTAAACTATATAGAAAGCGTTATGCCACACTTTTGGGCGAATGAACGCTTTATAAAACTTCAAGAAAAACTTATAGGATTTAAAAGTGAAATTAAAGCTTGA
- a CDS encoding NifU family protein — protein sequence MMPFSDEELINPVKASLDKSMPMLERDGGGLEFLGIKNGVVYVHLIGACKGCASSGTTLKYGLERQLKIDIHPEITIVNLNGGAEDFAKL from the coding sequence ATGATGCCTTTTAGCGATGAAGAGCTTATAAATCCTGTAAAAGCAAGTTTAGATAAAAGTATGCCTATGTTAGAACGCGATGGAGGCGGTCTTGAATTTTTAGGGATTAAAAATGGTGTGGTTTATGTTCATTTAATTGGGGCTTGCAAAGGATGCGCTTCAAGTGGAACGACATTAAAATACGGACTTGAAAGACAACTTAAAATCGATATACATCCAGAAATTACCATAGTTAATTTAAATGGCGGAGCTGAAGATTTTGCAAAATTATAA
- the dnaG gene encoding DNA primase, with translation MITKESIENLSQRLNIVDIIENYIEVKKQGSSFVCVCPFHADKNPSMHINPTKGFYHCFACKAGGDAFKFVMDYEKLSFADAVEKVANLCNFTLSYTKERNENKKELRTILPSLNAYFKSNLKHHKEALDYLYKRMLNDQDIAKFELGFAGSSEDSIRLFHNEKIPLEDAMSVGALKKDENNEFYASFIWRITFPIYDHKDLLVGFGGRTLNPNVAAKYVNSPQNILFDKSRIFYAFNIAKENIAKKKEMIVCEGYMDAIAFHKAGFNNAVAVLGTALTENHLPLIRRYEAKVILCFDNDEAGLNAATRSAFLLSTHKIDGKVALLEGGKDPAELVANNQSAKLHTLLEKGMDLGEFYIRRILSSFSLNSALDKQKALENIQKYTFSLEPLVASSYVSLVSKLLGVDEKLIVLSSNQKSNKTIDFNASFQQTQNHNPKSHITELELLNYLKNNPNTHELFIKISDIRCFKHKVLLEKILEHKSYEDSDIREFESKNFSKDLSQIEFLWGICKVNLAFLNHINITTPYLALKKQIFTLIEKNFTLLSKNLNDYELIEFLKENLFLLKNEKDEEKLEALFKNLHRFFSAKNLDIKILKNNSENDYNEEPF, from the coding sequence ATGATAACTAAAGAAAGTATAGAAAATTTATCCCAAAGACTTAATATTGTTGATATTATTGAAAATTATATCGAAGTAAAAAAACAAGGCTCGAGCTTTGTTTGTGTATGCCCTTTTCACGCAGATAAAAACCCTTCTATGCATATAAATCCCACAAAAGGATTTTATCATTGTTTTGCATGTAAAGCAGGAGGAGATGCTTTTAAATTTGTAATGGATTATGAAAAATTAAGTTTTGCTGATGCAGTTGAAAAAGTCGCAAATCTTTGTAATTTTACCCTAAGCTACACCAAAGAAAGAAATGAAAACAAAAAAGAACTAAGGACCATACTACCTAGCCTCAATGCTTATTTTAAATCCAATCTCAAACACCATAAAGAAGCTTTGGATTATCTATATAAAAGAATGCTAAATGATCAAGATATAGCCAAATTTGAATTAGGTTTTGCAGGCTCAAGCGAGGATAGTATAAGATTGTTTCATAATGAAAAAATCCCTTTAGAAGATGCTATGAGTGTAGGTGCTTTAAAAAAGGATGAAAATAATGAATTTTATGCAAGTTTTATATGGCGTATCACTTTTCCAATTTATGATCATAAAGACTTATTAGTAGGTTTTGGAGGGCGTACTTTAAATCCTAATGTCGCAGCAAAATATGTGAATTCTCCCCAAAATATATTATTTGATAAAAGTAGAATTTTTTATGCTTTTAATATAGCCAAAGAAAATATAGCCAAAAAAAAAGAAATGATAGTATGCGAAGGCTATATGGATGCTATAGCTTTTCATAAAGCAGGTTTTAACAATGCCGTAGCAGTCCTTGGGACAGCATTAACTGAAAATCATCTGCCTTTGATCCGTCGTTATGAGGCTAAAGTGATTTTATGTTTTGATAATGATGAAGCAGGACTAAATGCAGCCACTCGTTCGGCTTTTTTACTTAGCACTCATAAAATAGATGGCAAAGTAGCCCTTTTAGAAGGTGGAAAAGATCCTGCCGAACTTGTTGCCAACAACCAAAGCGCAAAACTTCATACCCTACTTGAAAAAGGGATGGATTTAGGGGAGTTTTACATTAGACGCATACTTTCAAGCTTTTCTTTAAATTCCGCTCTAGATAAACAAAAAGCCCTTGAAAATATACAAAAATACACCTTTAGCCTTGAACCCTTGGTAGCTAGTTCCTATGTAAGTTTGGTTTCAAAACTCTTGGGTGTAGATGAAAAACTCATCGTTCTTAGCTCAAATCAAAAGTCAAATAAAACTATCGATTTTAACGCCTCTTTCCAGCAAACGCAAAATCATAATCCTAAATCCCACATCACCGAACTTGAACTCTTAAATTATTTAAAAAACAATCCTAACACACACGAGCTTTTTATAAAGATCAGCGATATTAGATGTTTTAAACATAAGGTATTATTAGAAAAAATTTTAGAACACAAAAGCTACGAAGATAGCGATATAAGAGAATTTGAAAGTAAAAATTTTAGTAAAGATTTAAGCCAAATTGAATTCTTGTGGGGAATTTGTAAGGTGAATCTAGCCTTTTTAAATCATATCAATATCACAACTCCTTATCTTGCTTTAAAAAAACAAATCTTTACTCTTATAGAAAAAAATTTTACTCTTCTTAGTAAAAATTTAAACGATTATGAGCTTATAGAGTTTTTAAAAGAGAATTTGTTTTTACTAAAAAATGAAAAAGATGAAGAGAAACTAGAAGCTTTATTTAAAAATTTGCATAGATTTTTTTCTGCTAAGAATTTGGATATTAAAATTTTAAAAAACAATTCTGAAAATGATTACAATGAAGAACCCTTTTAA
- the rnhA gene encoding ribonuclease HI, whose translation MRHIEIYTDGSCLKNPGFGGWAYILRYNQHQKEGFGAEANTTNNRMELKAIIEALKALKEPCEISLFTDSNLMVQSINEWLEDWIKKDFKGKKNVDLWKEYINVVKPHKIKAYWVKAHNGHLENERCDTLAREAALKIARENDEKY comes from the coding sequence ATGAGACATATTGAAATTTATACAGATGGTTCTTGTCTTAAAAATCCAGGTTTTGGAGGATGGGCTTATATCTTACGCTATAATCAACATCAAAAAGAAGGTTTTGGAGCAGAGGCTAATACTACAAACAATAGAATGGAGCTAAAAGCGATTATTGAAGCTTTAAAAGCTTTAAAAGAACCTTGTGAAATTTCACTTTTTACAGACTCTAATTTGATGGTTCAAAGCATTAATGAATGGCTAGAAGATTGGATAAAAAAAGATTTCAAGGGTAAAAAAAATGTAGATTTATGGAAAGAGTATATCAATGTGGTAAAACCTCATAAGATAAAAGCTTATTGGGTAAAAGCACATAATGGGCATTTGGAAAATGAAAGGTGTGATACTTTAGCGCGCGAAGCTGCTTTAAAAATTGCAAGGGAAAATGATGAAAAATATTGA
- the rnc gene encoding ribonuclease III, whose translation MKNIELLEQKLAYNFKDKDLLIHALTHKSFKKPYNNERLEFLGDAVLDLVVGEYLFHKFAKDAEGDLSKLRAALVNEKSFAKIANSLNLGDFIFMSAAEENNGGKEKPSILSDALEAIIGAIHLEAGFDFAKNIALKLIEKNFPQIDAKILIKDYKTKLQEITQAKLGQTPQYETVRAFGPDHLKQFEIALILNGQELARAIAGNKKEAQQMAAKITLEKLGAL comes from the coding sequence ATGAAAAATATTGAATTATTAGAACAAAAATTAGCCTATAATTTCAAAGATAAAGATCTTTTAATCCATGCTCTAACTCATAAAAGTTTTAAAAAACCTTACAATAATGAGCGTTTGGAATTCTTAGGCGATGCGGTGCTTGATTTGGTTGTGGGCGAATATCTTTTTCATAAATTTGCTAAAGACGCTGAGGGGGATTTGTCAAAATTAAGAGCGGCTTTAGTTAATGAAAAATCTTTTGCAAAGATCGCAAATAGTTTAAATTTAGGCGATTTTATTTTTATGAGTGCGGCTGAAGAAAACAATGGAGGCAAAGAAAAGCCATCTATACTTTCTGATGCTTTAGAAGCGATTATAGGAGCTATACATTTAGAAGCAGGATTTGATTTTGCAAAAAATATCGCTTTAAAACTCATAGAAAAAAACTTTCCACAAATTGATGCAAAAATTCTTATCAAGGATTATAAAACAAAATTACAAGAAATTACACAAGCAAAATTAGGACAAACTCCACAATATGAAACCGTGCGTGCTTTTGGGCCTGATCATTTAAAACAATTTGAAATCGCTTTAATCCTTAATGGACAAGAGCTTGCAAGAGCCATTGCAGGAAATAAAAAAGAAGCACAGCAAATGGCAGCAAAAATTACACTTGAAAAATTAGGAGCTTTATAG
- the aroC gene encoding chorismate synthase, producing MNTFGTRLKFTSFGESHGVAVGCVIDGMPAGVKFDEDFLQSELDKRKGGSKFATPRKEGDKVQVLSGVFEGYTTGHPIAMVVFNENAHSKDYDNLKDLFRPAHADFTYFHKYGIRDHRGGGRASARESVARVAAGAVAAMLLREFGICVQSGVFGVGRFVSNLKEEELDFEFAKQSEIFCLDPNLEDEFKNEILGARNSKDSVGASVYTRAKGMLVGLGEVLYDKLDSKLAHALMGINAVKAVEIGEGINASKMRGSQNNDALKGGEFLSNHSGGILGGISNGQDLILKTYFKPTPSIFLKQSSMDKFGNDLEFELKGRHDPCVGVRGSVVVSAMVRLVLADCLLLHASANLNNLKNAYGVK from the coding sequence GTGAATACTTTTGGTACAAGATTAAAATTTACAAGTTTTGGAGAATCTCACGGAGTGGCTGTGGGTTGCGTGATCGATGGAATGCCTGCGGGTGTTAAATTTGATGAGGATTTTTTGCAAAGCGAACTTGATAAGCGTAAGGGCGGAAGCAAATTTGCAACTCCAAGAAAAGAAGGCGATAAGGTGCAGGTTTTAAGCGGGGTATTTGAAGGCTATACTACGGGTCATCCTATTGCTATGGTTGTGTTTAACGAAAATGCACATTCTAAGGATTATGATAATTTAAAAGATTTATTTCGTCCTGCCCATGCTGATTTTACTTATTTTCATAAATACGGCATAAGAGATCACAGAGGAGGCGGAAGAGCTAGTGCTAGAGAAAGTGTTGCTAGAGTGGCCGCGGGTGCTGTTGCTGCTATGCTTTTGCGTGAATTTGGTATTTGTGTCCAAAGTGGGGTTTTTGGAGTAGGAAGATTTGTTTCAAATTTAAAAGAGGAAGAATTGGATTTTGAATTTGCAAAACAAAGTGAGATTTTTTGCTTAGATCCTAATTTAGAAGATGAATTTAAAAATGAAATTTTAGGTGCTAGAAATTCAAAAGATAGCGTGGGTGCTTCTGTTTATACTAGGGCTAAGGGAATGCTTGTGGGACTTGGAGAAGTGCTTTATGATAAATTAGATTCTAAATTAGCTCATGCCTTAATGGGAATTAATGCTGTAAAAGCTGTCGAGATAGGTGAGGGTATAAATGCGAGTAAAATGCGAGGCTCGCAAAATAATGACGCTTTAAAAGGGGGTGAGTTTTTAAGCAATCACAGCGGAGGGATTTTAGGAGGTATTTCAAATGGACAAGATCTTATTTTAAAGACTTATTTTAAACCCACTCCTTCTATTTTTTTAAAGCAAAGCAGTATGGATAAATTCGGAAATGATTTAGAATTTGAACTCAAAGGCAGACATGATCCTTGTGTAGGCGTTAGAGGTAGTGTAGTAGTGAGTGCTATGGTGCGTTTGGTTTTGGCTGATTGTTTATTGCTTCATGCAAGTGCTAATTTAAACAATTTAAAAAATGCTTATGGAGTAAAATAA